In one window of Candidatus Abawacabacteria bacterium DNA:
- a CDS encoding class IV adenylate cyclase — protein sequence MSHLNVEIKARCKDQNKIRELLKSKDADFKGVDHQIDTYFKVPNGRLKLREGNIENALIFYSRENKQGPKESHVSMCAMPPEANLKEVLAQALDILVVVDKEREIYFIENVKFHLDLVQGLGTFVEIEAIDMIGNNDKDKLLQQCNFYLELFGIANDDLLSQSYSDLLRAK from the coding sequence ATGTCTCATCTCAATGTAGAAATCAAGGCTCGTTGCAAAGATCAAAATAAAATCCGTGAGTTACTAAAAAGTAAAGATGCCGATTTTAAGGGAGTTGACCATCAAATTGATACATATTTTAAGGTGCCCAATGGCCGTTTAAAGTTGCGAGAAGGTAATATCGAAAACGCTTTGATTTTTTATAGTAGAGAAAATAAACAGGGTCCCAAAGAATCTCATGTGAGCATGTGTGCGATGCCGCCAGAAGCAAATTTAAAAGAGGTTTTGGCGCAAGCTCTCGATATCCTAGTAGTGGTTGATAAAGAAAGAGAAATATATTTTATTGAAAATGTTAAATTCCACTTAGACCTAGTACAAGGATTAGGCACCTTTGTTGAGATTGAAGCAATTGATATGATCGGAAATAATGATAAAGATAAGTTATTGCAACAATGTAATTTCTATTTAGAGTTGTTTGGTATTGCCAATGATGATTTGTTGTCACAATCTTATAGCGATTTACTTAGAGCCAAATAA
- a CDS encoding CYTH domain-containing protein gives MIEVEAKFRLTPETKAKLLTGAAFVGVKEFVVEFWDNDQWQLGLTNLSLKRKNGHFELKAPMAKQNDGSSYTTIMDEISDEKMIAQKIGIELTKNLESSLIKNAFRPRASIKTIRTTYNKAGFIIDLDEATFSLVRDNTPYHYEIAEIELQVADNSETQAAHEKIGQFAQEHGLTLANTRGKYMEFIYQNYPEHYQNLVKIGVMDK, from the coding sequence ATGATCGAAGTAGAAGCCAAGTTTCGTCTCACTCCAGAAACCAAAGCAAAGTTATTAACTGGAGCAGCCTTTGTCGGAGTCAAAGAATTCGTAGTAGAATTTTGGGACAATGATCAATGGCAATTAGGACTTACCAACCTTTCCCTAAAAAGAAAAAATGGCCACTTCGAGCTCAAAGCACCAATGGCCAAGCAAAATGATGGTTCTTCGTATACCACCATTATGGACGAAATCAGTGATGAAAAAATGATTGCCCAGAAAATAGGAATAGAGCTAACGAAGAATCTCGAAAGCAGCTTAATAAAAAACGCTTTCCGACCACGGGCATCCATCAAAACTATCCGCACCACGTACAATAAAGCAGGCTTCATTATTGATTTAGATGAAGCTACATTTTCTCTGGTTCGTGACAATACTCCCTATCATTACGAAATTGCTGAAATAGAACTGCAAGTAGCTGATAATAGCGAAACCCAAGCAGCCCATGAGAAAATCGGTCAATTTGCCCAAGAACATGGACTCACTCTAGCGAATACCAGAGGAAAATATATGGAATTTATTTATCAAAATTACCCAGAACACTACCAAAATTTAGTAAAAATTGGCGTAATGGACAAATAG
- a CDS encoding ImmA/IrrE family metallo-endopeptidase, which yields MEKSFVVQKAEEIQRLFNPSFFSPFPYQNILDKFSDLKIFLIDLDQGVSGVIRYEENLKEFHIFVDQKKSETRQHFTIAHELGHYFLHQDIIKKENLIVDGDNIFDTGGMLFRLDGVPGTQFEMEANEFAATLIMPESLVREAWEKLKSVDDCASIFHVSPLAMSIRLEKLALLS from the coding sequence ATGGAAAAAAGTTTTGTCGTTCAAAAAGCGGAAGAAATTCAAAGGCTATTTAACCCTAGTTTTTTTTCGCCTTTTCCTTACCAAAATATCCTGGACAAATTTAGCGATTTGAAAATCTTCTTAATCGATTTAGATCAAGGGGTTTCAGGGGTTATTCGTTATGAAGAAAACTTGAAAGAGTTTCATATCTTTGTGGATCAAAAGAAATCTGAAACACGGCAACACTTTACCATTGCTCATGAACTGGGACATTATTTTTTACATCAGGATATTATCAAAAAAGAAAATCTCATAGTCGATGGTGATAATATTTTTGACACTGGCGGAATGCTTTTTCGTCTAGATGGAGTGCCAGGGACTCAATTTGAAATGGAGGCCAATGAATTTGCGGCTACCTTAATTATGCCTGAATCGTTAGTCCGTGAAGCATGGGAAAAGTTAAAGAGTGTTGACGACTGTGCTAGCATCTTTCATGTTTCCCCTTTGGCTATGAGTATTCGCCTAGAAAAACTAGCTTTACTTTCATGA
- a CDS encoding adenylyltransferase/cytidyltransferase family protein, with protein sequence MKKVFCFGVFDGIHDGHREMLKEARSLGDYLIVALTQDHVVEQLKKKRSRNTLAERIKSLAETGLADEVVAGDQAIQSWQVLQSYQPDIIALGYDQLRLLDALGQAIRNFSFSLQIVVLKPHKPEELHSSLLFPSKD encoded by the coding sequence ATGAAAAAAGTTTTTTGCTTTGGTGTTTTTGATGGTATCCATGATGGTCATAGGGAGATGCTGAAAGAAGCTCGATCCTTAGGTGATTATTTGATTGTCGCACTTACTCAAGATCATGTTGTGGAACAATTAAAAAAGAAGCGGTCTAGGAATACTCTGGCGGAGCGAATCAAAAGTCTAGCAGAAACTGGTCTGGCTGATGAAGTGGTGGCAGGAGATCAGGCTATCCAAAGTTGGCAGGTACTACAGTCGTATCAACCAGATATTATTGCTTTAGGCTACGATCAGTTGCGATTACTCGATGCGTTGGGTCAAGCGATTCGCAACTTTTCTTTTTCGCTTCAAATTGTTGTCCTCAAACCCCATAAACCCGAAGAATTACATTCTAGTTTATTATTTCCTAGCAAAGATTAA
- a CDS encoding NUDIX domain-containing protein has protein sequence MDMLKVPEIKVGVLVYNDQGEILLVTSHKWQDKWMVPGGGVEWGESLEETVRREIKEETTLDITDIHLLGVQESVLSPEFFKPAHIIFLDYCAKLVGGNLQLNQELQQYQWIMPEAAYALDLKPSIRLFIKNFQRFIAHNCGQDLFSM, from the coding sequence ATGGATATGCTTAAAGTGCCAGAAATAAAAGTCGGTGTTTTGGTTTACAATGACCAAGGCGAAATCCTGCTGGTTACTTCTCATAAATGGCAAGATAAATGGATGGTTCCTGGTGGTGGGGTAGAATGGGGAGAAAGTTTAGAAGAAACTGTTCGCCGCGAAATAAAAGAGGAGACGACTCTGGATATTACCGACATACATTTGTTGGGAGTGCAAGAAAGTGTTTTGTCACCAGAGTTTTTTAAGCCTGCCCATATCATATTCTTGGACTATTGTGCGAAGCTTGTTGGTGGTAACCTTCAGCTTAACCAAGAGTTGCAGCAATATCAGTGGATTATGCCGGAAGCTGCTTATGCACTAGATTTAAAACCATCGATCAGATTATTTATTAAAAATTTTCAGAGATTCATAGCCCACAATTGTGGCCAAGATTTGTTCTCCATGTAA
- the msrA gene encoding peptide-methionine (S)-S-oxide reductase MsrA: MNKNYQFATFGAGCFWGVEETFRKVPGVVETTVGYEGGVTESPTYDDVCAKNTGHAEVVQVIYDPQQISYEALLDVFWQNHNPTTYNRQGPDVGSQYRSVIFYHTPEQKLAAEISKDVLDKSGKFNRAVVTQIVPAQPFYRAEEYHQRYLSKLGRDSCRI; encoded by the coding sequence ATGAATAAAAATTATCAATTTGCTACCTTTGGTGCTGGTTGTTTCTGGGGAGTGGAAGAAACTTTTCGTAAAGTTCCAGGGGTGGTGGAAACTACTGTGGGGTATGAAGGAGGAGTGACAGAAAGTCCTACATACGACGATGTCTGTGCTAAAAATACCGGTCATGCTGAAGTGGTACAGGTAATTTATGATCCTCAACAGATATCCTATGAGGCATTGTTGGATGTGTTTTGGCAAAATCATAATCCTACAACCTACAATCGTCAGGGGCCTGATGTGGGCAGTCAATATCGCTCAGTAATTTTCTATCATACGCCAGAACAAAAGTTAGCTGCTGAAATCTCTAAAGATGTACTTGATAAGTCAGGTAAATTCAATCGTGCAGTGGTGACACAAATTGTTCCTGCGCAACCTTTTTATCGTGCAGAAGAATACCATCAGAGGTATTTAAGCAAGCTCGGAAGAGATAGTTGCCGTATTTAA
- the dnaA gene encoding chromosomal replication initiator protein DnaA, with product MDERELREFWHGILRALQPSIKRAEFLTWFGNTNVHAFQDGTLILAVPTMFYQSWINSKYMPLIKAEAKRLNSDVQDVKIIVDSTLIRQKKDDSPLNTMNAPASKPVVNNNETSQPLPRSFVQEVSGTGSSINPRYTLDSFVVGQENQLAFAAAKAVSNAPGEAYNPLFIYGGVGLGKTHLLQSIGNAVLKKHPRKRVHYSTSEEFTNEYIAMVQKKRASSFKEKYRNLDLLIVDDVQFWAGKEQTQVEFFHTFNALYEAGKQIVLSSDRPPREITNLEQRLKSRFEMGMLIDIQPPMYETKLAILITKCQEKGHLLSQEILEYIANNAGANVRELVGVLTGLLAYIDLQGKMPNLEDVAHIFDRSMKPERPSGSPTIKSSGPIGRSLNDEDILNITAEEFNLAPADLLSDVRKREILVPRQLAMYFMREELQLSLEHIGEIFGGKNHTTVMHACQKIADQIKKDKVLIKHYNAIKRALR from the coding sequence ATGGACGAAAGAGAACTACGGGAGTTTTGGCATGGTATTTTACGGGCATTACAGCCTTCGATTAAACGAGCTGAATTTCTCACTTGGTTTGGCAATACAAATGTTCATGCTTTTCAGGATGGAACTTTAATTTTGGCGGTGCCCACTATGTTTTATCAGTCTTGGATCAATAGTAAATATATGCCTTTAATTAAGGCTGAGGCTAAAAGGCTAAATAGCGATGTTCAAGATGTGAAAATTATCGTTGATTCCACTTTGATTCGTCAGAAGAAGGATGATTCTCCATTAAACACCATGAATGCTCCTGCTAGTAAACCTGTTGTAAATAATAATGAAACTTCTCAACCACTGCCGAGATCTTTTGTGCAGGAAGTTTCAGGTACTGGCAGTAGTATCAATCCTCGTTATACTTTGGACAGTTTCGTTGTTGGCCAAGAAAATCAATTAGCATTTGCTGCAGCCAAAGCAGTGAGCAATGCGCCGGGTGAGGCTTATAACCCATTATTTATTTATGGGGGCGTTGGCTTAGGAAAGACTCATTTGCTCCAGTCTATTGGTAATGCAGTGCTCAAAAAACATCCTCGTAAGCGTGTGCACTACTCTACTTCTGAGGAGTTTACCAATGAGTACATTGCTATGGTGCAAAAGAAGCGGGCGTCCTCATTTAAGGAAAAGTATCGCAATCTAGATCTATTAATTGTTGATGATGTTCAGTTTTGGGCTGGAAAAGAACAAACTCAGGTGGAATTTTTCCATACCTTCAATGCCCTGTATGAGGCGGGTAAGCAAATTGTATTGAGTAGTGACAGACCACCAAGAGAAATTACTAATTTAGAGCAGCGCCTTAAGTCCCGTTTTGAGATGGGTATGCTGATTGATATTCAGCCGCCTATGTATGAAACAAAATTGGCAATTTTGATTACTAAATGCCAGGAAAAAGGACATTTACTATCACAAGAGATTCTCGAATACATTGCGAACAATGCTGGTGCTAATGTACGTGAATTAGTGGGAGTATTGACCGGACTTTTAGCCTATATAGATTTACAAGGGAAAATGCCCAATTTGGAAGATGTCGCTCATATTTTTGATCGCTCCATGAAGCCTGAACGACCATCCGGTTCGCCAACAATAAAGTCTAGTGGCCCAATAGGCAGATCACTGAATGATGAAGATATTCTTAATATTACGGCAGAGGAGTTTAATTTAGCACCGGCAGATTTACTAAGTGATGTGAGAAAACGAGAAATTTTGGTGCCTCGTCAATTAGCAATGTATTTTATGCGAGAAGAATTACAACTTTCGTTAGAGCATATCGGTGAAATATTTGGTGGTAAAAATCATACGACTGTTATGCATGCCTGCCAAAAAATCGCCGATCAAATCAAAAAAGATAAAGTGCTGATTAAGCACTACAATGCAATTAAAAGAGCGCTTAGGTGA
- a CDS encoding DUF1801 domain-containing protein, whose product MQSTAKTVEEYLNGLEPERRKALSTIRDIILKNLSEGYEEVMQYGMISYIVPFSIFPKTYNNQPLAIASLASQKNHMAVYLMCVYGDESTKDWFVKEYQASGKKLDMGKSCIRFKKLEDLPVELIGKVIGRTSVKSFIAQYENAHKQIKK is encoded by the coding sequence ATGCAAAGTACTGCAAAAACTGTCGAAGAGTATCTCAATGGACTGGAACCTGAACGAAGAAAAGCACTCAGCACGATCAGAGATATTATTCTCAAGAACCTTTCTGAAGGATATGAAGAAGTAATGCAATACGGTATGATTTCTTATATTGTACCTTTTTCTATTTTTCCTAAGACATACAATAATCAACCATTGGCTATCGCTTCTCTCGCTTCTCAAAAGAATCACATGGCGGTGTATTTGATGTGTGTCTATGGTGATGAGTCGACAAAAGACTGGTTTGTAAAAGAATACCAGGCTAGTGGCAAAAAGCTGGATATGGGCAAATCATGTATCCGTTTTAAAAAGCTGGAGGATTTACCAGTAGAACTTATAGGAAAAGTAATCGGACGCACTTCGGTGAAAAGCTTCATAGCCCAATACGAAAATGCCCACAAGCAAATAAAAAAATAG
- a CDS encoding GIY-YIG nuclease family protein: MYYIYILQSSKDKKLYIGYSQDYLIRLGQHNEGLVKSTRHRRPFTLLYIEGYQEKKLATKREKSLKQFGAAYKRLTERIHISDSI, translated from the coding sequence ATGTATTACATCTATATTCTTCAGTCTAGCAAGGATAAAAAGCTTTACATAGGCTATTCTCAAGATTATCTGATCAGGCTTGGACAACATAATGAAGGTCTTGTAAAATCCACTCGCCATCGACGTCCATTCACGCTACTATACATCGAAGGGTATCAAGAGAAAAAGTTAGCAACAAAGCGAGAAAAAAGTTTAAAACAGTTTGGTGCTGCTTACAAAAGATTGACAGAGCGTATTCACATTTCCGATTCAATTTAG
- a CDS encoding DUF3052 domain-containing protein — MAGYSAKPLWQKLGMKEEATHVIINMPKDYPALLKAGEYKIALCANVFPNAHFIQLFTSSRMELEQIFPELISALASRGMIWISWPKKSAKVVTDLDENIIREIGLALGIVDVKVCAIDEVWSGLKFLRRKNK, encoded by the coding sequence ATGGCTGGTTATTCAGCTAAGCCATTATGGCAAAAGTTAGGTATGAAAGAGGAGGCTACTCATGTGATAATAAATATGCCCAAGGATTACCCTGCCCTGCTCAAAGCGGGTGAATATAAAATAGCACTGTGTGCCAATGTTTTTCCTAATGCCCATTTTATCCAATTGTTTACTAGTTCCAGAATGGAATTAGAGCAGATCTTCCCTGAGCTAATATCGGCTTTAGCAAGTAGAGGTATGATTTGGATTTCTTGGCCTAAAAAATCGGCCAAGGTAGTAACTGACTTAGATGAAAATATTATCCGTGAAATTGGCTTAGCTTTAGGTATTGTGGATGTGAAGGTCTGTGCGATAGATGAAGTCTGGTCCGGTCTGAAGTTTCTGCGTAGAAAAAATAAGTGA
- a CDS encoding UDP-N-acetylmuramoyl-tripeptide--D-alanyl-D-alanine ligase: MKKLIQNYIIWCAKRKIKNTTAKIIAITGSVGKSTTKEAIAQVLGRTFKVRANYGSLNNELGLPLAILGEKSAVNLLQWLGKVLRISFRTFIYDSSIEFYVLECGIDKPGDMDEILTIIKPDISVITTVESVHTQNFGGFEELVKEKWKLAHGTKSGGIVIANYDNPPTHDQAKNIQDKTLITFGLNERASFYATNIEYDLQGTNFAVIHNHEPHSLHLALLGKAPVYSSLPAIIIGKLQNLSWEDIASQLSTLKPLPGRLSAIPGIKGSILLEGSYNASPASMKMSLEILRNLPAKRRIAIVGDMRELGDITQEAHVDMLSCLGNVCDLVIAFGPYYAEALAHQPKHNRNQASFKHFLTREEIVDFITPKLSEGDIVLVKGSQNTIMLEKVSEQLMADPSKAKDLLPRQYGKWKRI, from the coding sequence ATGAAAAAGCTCATTCAAAACTACATTATCTGGTGTGCCAAAAGAAAGATCAAAAATACCACAGCAAAAATCATTGCTATTACTGGTAGCGTCGGCAAAAGCACTACCAAAGAGGCTATTGCCCAGGTATTGGGTCGCACATTCAAAGTGCGAGCAAATTACGGCAGTCTAAATAATGAACTGGGGCTACCCTTAGCAATATTAGGAGAAAAAAGTGCTGTGAATCTCTTGCAATGGTTGGGCAAGGTCTTGAGAATCTCCTTTCGTACTTTTATCTATGACAGCTCGATAGAATTTTATGTACTGGAATGTGGCATAGATAAGCCAGGTGATATGGATGAAATTTTAACTATTATTAAACCAGATATCAGTGTCATCACCACAGTAGAAAGTGTCCACACACAGAACTTTGGTGGCTTCGAAGAACTAGTAAAAGAAAAATGGAAATTGGCTCATGGGACGAAAAGTGGCGGCATAGTTATCGCTAATTATGACAATCCCCCCACTCACGATCAGGCAAAGAATATTCAGGATAAAACATTGATCACTTTCGGCCTCAATGAAAGAGCTAGCTTTTATGCCACTAACATTGAGTATGATTTACAAGGTACAAATTTTGCGGTGATACATAATCATGAGCCCCATTCATTGCATTTAGCATTGCTTGGCAAAGCACCAGTATATTCCAGCTTGCCAGCAATTATTATTGGCAAACTACAAAACCTTTCTTGGGAAGATATCGCTAGCCAACTAAGCACATTGAAACCACTTCCTGGTCGGCTATCAGCAATACCGGGAATTAAAGGTAGTATTTTACTGGAAGGCTCCTATAATGCCTCTCCCGCTTCAATGAAAATGTCTTTGGAGATACTGCGCAACTTACCAGCCAAAAGAAGGATAGCCATTGTGGGCGATATGCGTGAACTAGGAGACATCACCCAAGAAGCTCATGTTGATATGTTAAGTTGTTTGGGTAATGTCTGTGATTTAGTAATTGCCTTTGGCCCTTATTATGCCGAGGCCTTGGCACATCAACCCAAACACAACCGTAACCAAGCTTCATTTAAACATTTCCTAACCCGAGAAGAAATAGTTGATTTCATCACTCCCAAGCTGAGTGAAGGGGATATTGTCTTGGTGAAAGGTTCACAAAACACCATCATGCTAGAAAAAGTTAGTGAGCAATTAATGGCAGACCCAAGCAAAGCAAAAGACCTATTGCCACGCCAGTATGGAAAATGGAAACGGATTTGA
- a CDS encoding peroxiredoxin — protein sequence MDGSSVPAKVGEEAPLFAADALVGKEFKHVTSQDFEGRWLMLFFYPLDFTFVCPTELLELNKRHKEFETLNCQIIGCSTDSVYSHQAWAKEIGEFNFPLLADMTKEIAAEYGVLVEEKGVSLRGAFLIDPNGILQSATINNLPVGRNIDELIRVLKAFQTGELCPVGWHEGGKTLGKA from the coding sequence ATGGATGGGTCTTCTGTTCCTGCTAAGGTTGGTGAAGAGGCGCCTCTATTTGCTGCTGATGCTCTAGTAGGAAAAGAGTTTAAGCATGTTACTAGTCAAGATTTTGAGGGTAGGTGGCTAATGCTTTTCTTTTACCCATTAGATTTTACTTTTGTTTGTCCTACTGAATTGCTGGAACTGAATAAGCGTCATAAAGAGTTTGAAACGTTAAATTGTCAGATTATCGGTTGTAGTACCGATAGTGTTTATTCACATCAAGCCTGGGCAAAAGAAATCGGTGAATTCAATTTTCCCTTGCTAGCTGATATGACCAAAGAAATTGCTGCTGAATATGGTGTTTTAGTTGAGGAAAAGGGGGTTTCTTTACGTGGGGCTTTCTTGATTGATCCCAATGGCATTTTGCAATCAGCAACTATCAACAATTTACCTGTAGGTCGCAATATTGATGAGCTAATCCGAGTACTCAAAGCCTTCCAAACTGGCGAACTATGTCCTGTGGGTTGGCATGAAGGCGGGAAGACTTTAGGAAAAGCCTAG
- a CDS encoding EamA family transporter translates to MPQLMNWLYFALLASASFGFYNFFSKLATDKFSASITLMFVAGTAFIVAAITTFSLKTSGLPLQFSFKHIHLPILAGFATGIAEILYFMAFAKGAPLSIGAPFVIGTTIIIASILGMIFLREPLSLLKSVGFLLTLSGLILLAKS, encoded by the coding sequence ATGCCACAATTGATGAATTGGCTATATTTCGCACTTCTTGCTTCAGCTAGTTTTGGTTTCTACAATTTTTTTAGCAAATTAGCTACTGATAAATTTAGTGCTAGTATTACGCTGATGTTTGTCGCTGGTACGGCTTTTATTGTAGCTGCTATTACCACATTCAGTTTGAAAACAAGTGGATTACCGCTGCAATTTTCTTTTAAACATATCCATTTACCAATACTAGCTGGTTTTGCTACTGGTATCGCTGAAATATTGTATTTTATGGCATTCGCAAAGGGCGCTCCATTATCCATTGGTGCACCCTTTGTGATTGGTACTACTATTATTATTGCCTCAATACTGGGAATGATTTTTTTGCGGGAGCCACTTTCTTTGCTAAAATCAGTTGGTTTTCTGCTTACTCTTAGTGGTTTGATCCTTTTAGCTAAAAGCTGA
- the tsaD gene encoding tRNA (adenosine(37)-N6)-threonylcarbamoyltransferase complex transferase subunit TsaD, which translates to MKRILAIETSCDETACAVVEDGVKVLSSIVASQIPLHQITHGVVPEVAARAHVAQILPVIEESMKQANLAPDAIDAVAVTQGPGLVGSLIVGVTAAQVLSRLWYKPLLRVNHILGHLYANFLGREQLPQLPILILSVSGGHNDLVLLSEHGKYQVLGQTQDDSAGEAFDKVARMLDLPYPGGPEIDKLAKLGKPGTFQLPRAWLQQVPTGMRPKEITDFNFSFSGLKTAVYVLIKKLGILTSEQKADLAYEFQEAVCDVMVSKLVAAWEKYQTPSVFISGGVSANQRFRSLLEASFINKPVQYFYPLKLSYCTDNAAMIGAAAYFNPQVISETLEPEPSLWL; encoded by the coding sequence ATGAAAAGAATTTTAGCAATTGAAACATCTTGTGATGAAACTGCCTGTGCTGTTGTAGAGGATGGTGTCAAAGTGCTTTCTTCAATTGTGGCATCCCAAATTCCCTTGCATCAAATCACTCATGGTGTGGTACCGGAGGTGGCTGCTCGAGCGCATGTGGCACAAATTTTGCCAGTGATTGAAGAATCCATGAAGCAAGCAAATCTAGCTCCAGATGCTATTGATGCCGTGGCTGTGACCCAAGGGCCAGGGTTGGTGGGCTCTTTGATAGTGGGAGTGACGGCAGCTCAAGTGCTTAGTCGTTTGTGGTATAAGCCTTTATTGCGAGTGAACCACATCTTGGGCCATCTCTATGCTAACTTTTTGGGTCGGGAGCAACTTCCTCAACTACCGATACTTATTCTTAGTGTATCAGGTGGACACAATGATTTAGTTTTATTGAGTGAACATGGAAAGTATCAAGTATTGGGTCAAACACAGGATGACTCAGCAGGAGAGGCCTTTGATAAAGTGGCCAGAATGTTAGATCTGCCTTACCCAGGAGGGCCAGAAATAGATAAATTAGCCAAATTAGGAAAACCGGGCACATTTCAATTACCTAGGGCCTGGTTGCAACAAGTACCCACAGGTATGCGTCCCAAAGAAATAACCGATTTTAATTTTAGTTTTTCGGGGTTAAAAACTGCCGTATACGTACTGATAAAAAAGTTAGGAATCCTAACTTCAGAGCAAAAGGCCGATTTAGCATATGAGTTTCAAGAGGCTGTGTGTGACGTGATGGTTAGTAAATTAGTAGCTGCCTGGGAAAAGTATCAAACCCCAAGTGTCTTTATTTCTGGTGGTGTCTCGGCCAATCAAAGATTTCGGTCTTTGCTAGAAGCAAGTTTCATTAATAAGCCAGTACAGTATTTTTATCCATTGAAGTTGAGTTACTGCACAGATAATGCGGCGATGATTGGAGCGGCTGCGTACTTTAATCCCCAAGTAATTTCAGAGACATTGGAACCTGAGCCGAGTCTATGGCTTTGA
- a CDS encoding VIT1/CCC1 transporter family protein, which yields MKSATYFAYHQYRDYIVYQELAKREKNQEFKRVLEKLIGQELEDFHFWQKLADKKTFRISRLDIWRFILLRKIFGLTFTAKFLETREKRMIVAYEEFIAQASPKMQNEVKKILAHEKSHEAQLIEQIQEHKIQFMSNIVLGLNDGLIELTGALVGFSFALGNHLVVALTGLITGIAASLSMAASAYIQARYEVGKDPKKAALYTGIAYIIVVLILVTPYLLFSSLYSAIALMFVFIFLIVTLISFYASVIFHRKFWHEFIQMAALSIGVTIITFILGSTFRKLFGIEVG from the coding sequence ATGAAATCAGCAACATATTTCGCTTATCATCAATATCGTGATTATATTGTTTATCAAGAATTAGCCAAAAGAGAAAAGAATCAGGAATTTAAAAGAGTGCTGGAAAAGTTAATTGGGCAAGAATTAGAGGATTTTCATTTCTGGCAAAAACTAGCAGATAAAAAAACTTTTAGAATCAGCAGATTAGATATTTGGCGTTTTATTTTACTGAGAAAAATATTTGGCCTTACCTTTACTGCTAAATTTTTGGAAACCAGAGAAAAGAGAATGATTGTTGCCTATGAAGAATTCATTGCTCAAGCTTCACCCAAAATGCAGAACGAAGTAAAAAAGATTCTTGCCCATGAAAAGTCCCATGAAGCTCAACTAATTGAGCAAATACAAGAGCACAAAATTCAATTTATGAGTAATATTGTATTAGGACTCAACGATGGTCTAATTGAACTCACTGGAGCATTAGTGGGTTTTTCTTTTGCTCTGGGCAATCATTTGGTAGTAGCACTAACAGGCCTAATCACTGGTATAGCAGCCAGCCTTTCTATGGCTGCTTCAGCATATATTCAAGCCCGCTATGAGGTGGGAAAAGATCCTAAAAAAGCAGCACTCTACACAGGTATTGCTTATATTATCGTGGTGCTTATCTTAGTTACTCCATATTTGCTATTCAGCTCACTTTATTCAGCTATAGCACTGATGTTTGTCTTTATTTTCCTGATTGTTACCTTGATTTCTTTTTACGCATCAGTAATTTTTCACCGCAAATTTTGGCATGAATTTATTCAAATGGCAGCACTAAGTATCGGCGTCACTATTATCACCTTCATCCTAGGTTCCACTTTCCGCAAATTATTCGGTATTGAAGTAGGTTAA